One Canis lupus familiaris isolate Mischka breed German Shepherd chromosome 20, alternate assembly UU_Cfam_GSD_1.0, whole genome shotgun sequence genomic region harbors:
- the IL17RB gene encoding interleukin-17 receptor B isoform X3 yields the protein MSPVLLSLAALCWGAVSPEPTIQCDSEPGPSPEWMVRHTLTPGDLRDLQVEPVKSSAAMEDYSILMNVSWRLRADASIRLLKATKICVTGKGDHQSYSCVRCNYTEAFQTQSRPSGGRWTFSYIGFPVEPSTLYFIGAHNIPNANMNEDPPSMSVNFTSAGCLDHIMKYKKKCIEAGSLWDPDITACKKNETTNQPPTRASVVIPVTGESEGAVVQLTPYFHTCGNDCIRRKGTVVLCPQTGRSILGGWLPLFLSALLVATWVLVVVIYLMWKHERTKKASFPTTTLLPLIKVLVVYPSEICFHHTVCYFTEFLQNHCRSEVILEEWQKKKIAEMGPVQWLTTQKKAVDKVIFLLSNDVSSSCDNTCGQREGSPHESSQDLFPLAFNLFCSDLRSQTPLDKYMVVYFRDADIKDEYSALSVCPKYHLMRDAAAFCTELRVKQPGSGGKRLTACFL from the exons ATGTCGCCCGTGCTGCTGAGCCTGGCCGCGCTGTGCTGGGGAGCCGTGTCCCCCGAGCCG ACGATTCAGTGTGACTCTGAACCCG GACCATCTCCAGAGTGGATGGTCCGACATACTCTGACCCCGGGAGACTTGAGGGACCTCCAGGTGGAACCTGTTAAAAGCAGTGCTGCAATGGAGGACTATTCAATTTTGATGAATGTAAGCTGGAGACTCCGGGCAGATG CCAGCATTCGCTTGTTGAAGGCCACCAAGATCTGTGTGACAGGCAAGGGCGACCACCAGTCCTACAGCTGCGTGAGGTGCAATTACACAGAGGCCTTCCAGACTCAAAGCAGACCCTCTGGTGGCAGA TGGACGTTTTCCTACATAGGCTTTCCTGTAGAGCCCAGCACACTCTACTTCATTGGAGCCCACAATATCCCCAACGCAAATATGAATGAAGACCCCCCTTCCATGTCTGTGAACTTCACCTCAGCAG GCTGCCTAGACCAcataatgaaatacaaaaaaaagtgCATCGAGGCAG GAAGTCTGTGGGATCCAGACATCACTGCTTGCAAGAAGAACGAGACGACG AACCAACCCCCAACTCGAGCTTCGGTGGTGATCCCAGTAACTGGGGAAAGTGAAGGTGCTGTGGTCCAG CTGACTCCGTATTTCCATACTTGTGGCAATGACTGCATCCGACGCAAAGGGACAGTTGTGCTTTGCCCACAAACAg GCAGAAGCATATTGGGTGGCTggctgcctctcttcctctcagctCTGCTAGTAGCCACATGGGTGCTGGTGGTTGTGATCTATCTAATGTGGAAGCATG aAAGGACCAAGAAGGCTTCCTTCCCTACCACCACGCTACTGCCCCTCATTAAGGTTCTTGTGGTCTACCCATCTGAAATCTGTTTCCATCACACAGTTTGTTACTTCACTGAATTTCTTCAAAATCATTGCAGAAGTGAGGTTATCCTTGAAGaatggcagaaaaagaaaatagctgaGATGGGTCCAGTGCAGTGGCTTACCACTCAGAAGAAAGCAGTTGATAAAgtcatcttccttctttccaatgATGTCAGCTCCAGTTGTGATAACACCTGTGgccagagggagggcagcccgcACGAGAGCTCCCAAGACCTATTCCCCCTGGCCTTTAACCTCTTCTGCAGCGATCTGAGAAGCCAGACTCCTCTTGACAAATACATGGTAGTCTATTTTAGGGATGCTGATATCAAAGATGAATACAGTGCGCTCAGTGTCTGCCCCAAGTACCACCTCATGAGGGATGCTGCTGCTTTCTGTACAGAACTCCGCGTCAAGCAGCCAGGGTCAGGAGGAAAGAGACTGACAGCCTGTTTCCTATAG
- the IL17RB gene encoding interleukin-17 receptor B isoform X1 gives MSPVLLSLAALCWGAVSPEPTIQCDSEPGPSPEWMVRHTLTPGDLRDLQVEPVKSSAAMEDYSILMNVSWRLRADASIRLLKATKICVTGKGDHQSYSCVRCNYTEAFQTQSRPSGGRWTFSYIGFPVEPSTLYFIGAHNIPNANMNEDPPSMSVNFTSAGCLDHIMKYKKKCIEAGSLWDPDITACKKNETTVEVNFTTSPLGNKYMALIQNNIVIGFSYMLENQPPTRASVVIPVTGESEGAVVQLTPYFHTCGNDCIRRKGTVVLCPQTGRSILGGWLPLFLSALLVATWVLVVVIYLMWKHERTKKASFPTTTLLPLIKVLVVYPSEICFHHTVCYFTEFLQNHCRSEVILEEWQKKKIAEMGPVQWLTTQKKAVDKVIFLLSNDVSSSCDNTCGQREGSPHESSQDLFPLAFNLFCSDLRSQTPLDKYMVVYFRDADIKDEYSALSVCPKYHLMRDAAAFCTELRVKQPGSGGKRLTACFL, from the exons ATGTCGCCCGTGCTGCTGAGCCTGGCCGCGCTGTGCTGGGGAGCCGTGTCCCCCGAGCCG ACGATTCAGTGTGACTCTGAACCCG GACCATCTCCAGAGTGGATGGTCCGACATACTCTGACCCCGGGAGACTTGAGGGACCTCCAGGTGGAACCTGTTAAAAGCAGTGCTGCAATGGAGGACTATTCAATTTTGATGAATGTAAGCTGGAGACTCCGGGCAGATG CCAGCATTCGCTTGTTGAAGGCCACCAAGATCTGTGTGACAGGCAAGGGCGACCACCAGTCCTACAGCTGCGTGAGGTGCAATTACACAGAGGCCTTCCAGACTCAAAGCAGACCCTCTGGTGGCAGA TGGACGTTTTCCTACATAGGCTTTCCTGTAGAGCCCAGCACACTCTACTTCATTGGAGCCCACAATATCCCCAACGCAAATATGAATGAAGACCCCCCTTCCATGTCTGTGAACTTCACCTCAGCAG GCTGCCTAGACCAcataatgaaatacaaaaaaaagtgCATCGAGGCAG GAAGTCTGTGGGATCCAGACATCACTGCTTGCAAGAAGAACGAGACGACGGTAGAAGTGAATTTTACAACCAGCCCTCTTGGAAACAAATACATGGCTCTCATCCAAAATAACATTGTAATTGGGTTTTCTTACATGCTGGAG AACCAACCCCCAACTCGAGCTTCGGTGGTGATCCCAGTAACTGGGGAAAGTGAAGGTGCTGTGGTCCAG CTGACTCCGTATTTCCATACTTGTGGCAATGACTGCATCCGACGCAAAGGGACAGTTGTGCTTTGCCCACAAACAg GCAGAAGCATATTGGGTGGCTggctgcctctcttcctctcagctCTGCTAGTAGCCACATGGGTGCTGGTGGTTGTGATCTATCTAATGTGGAAGCATG aAAGGACCAAGAAGGCTTCCTTCCCTACCACCACGCTACTGCCCCTCATTAAGGTTCTTGTGGTCTACCCATCTGAAATCTGTTTCCATCACACAGTTTGTTACTTCACTGAATTTCTTCAAAATCATTGCAGAAGTGAGGTTATCCTTGAAGaatggcagaaaaagaaaatagctgaGATGGGTCCAGTGCAGTGGCTTACCACTCAGAAGAAAGCAGTTGATAAAgtcatcttccttctttccaatgATGTCAGCTCCAGTTGTGATAACACCTGTGgccagagggagggcagcccgcACGAGAGCTCCCAAGACCTATTCCCCCTGGCCTTTAACCTCTTCTGCAGCGATCTGAGAAGCCAGACTCCTCTTGACAAATACATGGTAGTCTATTTTAGGGATGCTGATATCAAAGATGAATACAGTGCGCTCAGTGTCTGCCCCAAGTACCACCTCATGAGGGATGCTGCTGCTTTCTGTACAGAACTCCGCGTCAAGCAGCCAGGGTCAGGAGGAAAGAGACTGACAGCCTGTTTCCTATAG
- the ACTR8 gene encoding actin-related protein 8 isoform X3, with the protein MVDQAIWSKKMSNGTRRIPVSPEQARSYNKQMRPAILDHCSGNKWTNTSHHPEFLVGEEALYVNPLDCYNIHWPIRRGQLNIHPGPGGSLTAVLADIEVIWSHAIQKYLEIPLKDLKYYRCILLIPDIYNKQHVKELVNMILMKMGFSGIVVHQESVCATFGSGLSSTCIVDVGDQKTSVCCVEDGVSHRNTRLCLAYGGSDVSRCFYWLMQRAGFPYRECQLTNKMDCLLLQHLKETFCHLDQDISGLQDHEFQIRHPDSPALLYQFRLGDEKLQAPMALFYPATFGIVGQKMTTLQHRSQGDPEDPHDEHYLLATQSKQEQSAKATADRKSASKPIGFEGDLRGQSSDLPERLHAQEVDLGSSQGDCLMPGNESEEALTALMSRKTAISLFEGKALGLDKAILHSIDCCSSDDTKKKMYSSILVVGGGLMFHKAQEFLQHRILNKMPPSFRRIIENVDVITRPKDMDPRLIAWKGGAVLACLDTTQELWIYQREWQRFGVRMLRERAAFVW; encoded by the exons ATGGTGGATCAAGCAATATGGTCTAAAAAGATGTCAAATGGTACAAGACGGATTCCCGTGTCCCCTGAACAG gcaCGTTCCTACAACAAGCAGATGCGACCTGCAATTTTAGATCACTGTTCTGGAAATAAATGGACCAACACATCTCATCACCCTGAGTTTTTGGTTGGGGAAGAG GCCTTATATGTTAATCCATTGGACTGTTATAATATTCATTGGCCTATCAGAAGAGGTCAGTTAAATATTCACCCAGGACCTGGGGGCTCTCTCACAGCTGTTCTGGCAGATATTGAAGTAATATGGTCTCATGCAATCcagaaatacttagaaattcCACTGAAAGATTTAAAG TATTATAGATGTATCTTGTTAATTCCTGATATCTATAATAAACAGCACGTGAAAGAATTAGTGAATATGATCCTAATGAAGATGGGTTTTTCAG GAATTGTGGTCCATCAGGAGTCTGTGTGTGCCACCTTTGGAAGTGGTTTAAGCAGCACATGTATTGTAGATGTTGGAGACCAGAAGACAAGTGTGTGCTGTGTGGAGGATGGGGTCTCTCATCGCAATACTCG GCTCTGTCTGGCCTATGGGGGGTCTGACGTGTCAAGGTGTTTTTACTGGCTCATGCAGCGAGCTGGATTCCCTTACCGAGAATGCCAACTAACAAATAAAATGGATTGTCTTCTTCTGCAGCATCTTAAAGAAACTTTCTGTCATTTAGATCAG GACATCTCTGGGCTTCAGGATCATGAGTTTCAAATTCGACATCCAGATTCCCCTGCCCTACTTTACCAGTTTCGATTAGGAGATGAAAAACTCCAG GCTCCAATGGCTTTGTTTTACCCAGCAACTTTTGGAATTGTTGGACAGAAAATGACAACTTTGCAGCACAGATCCCAGGGTGACCCTGAGGATCCTCATGATGAGCATTACCTGCTAGCCACACAGAGCAAGCAAGAACAG TCTGCCAAAGCTACTGCTGACCGAAAGTCTGCATCCAAACCCATTGGATTTGAAGGGGATCTTCGTGGCCAGTCTTCTGATCTTCCAGAAAGACTCCATGCCCAGGAAGTGGATTTGGGATCCTCCCAAGGAGACTGTTTGATGCCTGGCAATGAATCCGAGGAGGCTCTCACAGCACTGATGTCCAGGAAGACTGCCATCTCTCTGTTTGAAGGGAAAGCCCTGGGCCTGGATAAAGCCATTCTTCACAGCATAGACTGCTGTT CATCTGATGATACCAAAAAGAAGATGTACAGTTCCATCCTGGTGGTGGGAGGTGGTCTGATGTTTCATAAAGCTCAAGAATTTCTGCAGCACAGAATTCTCAACAAAATGCCACCTTCATTCAGACGAATTATTGAGAATGTGGATGTGATCACAAGGCCCAAG GACATGGATCCCCGGCTGATTGCATGGAAAGGAGGGGCTGTGTTGGCTTGTTTGGACACAACACAGGAACTATGGATTTATCAGAGAGAATGGCAGCGCTTTGGTGTCCGCATGTTACGAGAGCGAGCTGCTTTTGTATGGTGA
- the IL17RB gene encoding interleukin-17 receptor B isoform X2, whose protein sequence is MSPVLLSLAALCWGAVSPEPTIQCDSEPGPSPEWMVRHTLTPGDLRDLQVEPVKSSAAMEDYSILMNVSWRLRADASIRLLKATKICVTGKGDHQSYSCVRCNYTEAFQTQSRPSGGRWTFSYIGFPVEPSTLYFIGAHNIPNANMNEDPPSMSVNFTSAGCLDHIMKYKKKCIEAGSLWDPDITACKKNETTVEVNFTTSPLGNKYMALIQNNINQPPTRASVVIPVTGESEGAVVQLTPYFHTCGNDCIRRKGTVVLCPQTGRSILGGWLPLFLSALLVATWVLVVVIYLMWKHERTKKASFPTTTLLPLIKVLVVYPSEICFHHTVCYFTEFLQNHCRSEVILEEWQKKKIAEMGPVQWLTTQKKAVDKVIFLLSNDVSSSCDNTCGQREGSPHESSQDLFPLAFNLFCSDLRSQTPLDKYMVVYFRDADIKDEYSALSVCPKYHLMRDAAAFCTELRVKQPGSGGKRLTACFL, encoded by the exons ATGTCGCCCGTGCTGCTGAGCCTGGCCGCGCTGTGCTGGGGAGCCGTGTCCCCCGAGCCG ACGATTCAGTGTGACTCTGAACCCG GACCATCTCCAGAGTGGATGGTCCGACATACTCTGACCCCGGGAGACTTGAGGGACCTCCAGGTGGAACCTGTTAAAAGCAGTGCTGCAATGGAGGACTATTCAATTTTGATGAATGTAAGCTGGAGACTCCGGGCAGATG CCAGCATTCGCTTGTTGAAGGCCACCAAGATCTGTGTGACAGGCAAGGGCGACCACCAGTCCTACAGCTGCGTGAGGTGCAATTACACAGAGGCCTTCCAGACTCAAAGCAGACCCTCTGGTGGCAGA TGGACGTTTTCCTACATAGGCTTTCCTGTAGAGCCCAGCACACTCTACTTCATTGGAGCCCACAATATCCCCAACGCAAATATGAATGAAGACCCCCCTTCCATGTCTGTGAACTTCACCTCAGCAG GCTGCCTAGACCAcataatgaaatacaaaaaaaagtgCATCGAGGCAG GAAGTCTGTGGGATCCAGACATCACTGCTTGCAAGAAGAACGAGACGACGGTAGAAGTGAATTTTACAACCAGCCCTCTTGGAAACAAATACATGGCTCTCATCCAAAATAACATT AACCAACCCCCAACTCGAGCTTCGGTGGTGATCCCAGTAACTGGGGAAAGTGAAGGTGCTGTGGTCCAG CTGACTCCGTATTTCCATACTTGTGGCAATGACTGCATCCGACGCAAAGGGACAGTTGTGCTTTGCCCACAAACAg GCAGAAGCATATTGGGTGGCTggctgcctctcttcctctcagctCTGCTAGTAGCCACATGGGTGCTGGTGGTTGTGATCTATCTAATGTGGAAGCATG aAAGGACCAAGAAGGCTTCCTTCCCTACCACCACGCTACTGCCCCTCATTAAGGTTCTTGTGGTCTACCCATCTGAAATCTGTTTCCATCACACAGTTTGTTACTTCACTGAATTTCTTCAAAATCATTGCAGAAGTGAGGTTATCCTTGAAGaatggcagaaaaagaaaatagctgaGATGGGTCCAGTGCAGTGGCTTACCACTCAGAAGAAAGCAGTTGATAAAgtcatcttccttctttccaatgATGTCAGCTCCAGTTGTGATAACACCTGTGgccagagggagggcagcccgcACGAGAGCTCCCAAGACCTATTCCCCCTGGCCTTTAACCTCTTCTGCAGCGATCTGAGAAGCCAGACTCCTCTTGACAAATACATGGTAGTCTATTTTAGGGATGCTGATATCAAAGATGAATACAGTGCGCTCAGTGTCTGCCCCAAGTACCACCTCATGAGGGATGCTGCTGCTTTCTGTACAGAACTCCGCGTCAAGCAGCCAGGGTCAGGAGGAAAGAGACTGACAGCCTGTTTCCTATAG
- the ACTR8 gene encoding actin-related protein 8 isoform X2 produces the protein MKAANQEELLTVAWQQIQSNFIVVIHPGSTTLRIGRATDTLPASIPHVIARRHKQQGQPLYKDNWLLREGLNKPESNEQRQNGLKMVDQAIWSKKMSNGTRRIPVSPEQARSYNKQMRPAILDHCSGNKWTNTSHHPEFLVGEEALYVNPLDCYNIHWPIRRGQLNIHPGPGGSLTAVLADIEVIWSHAIQKYLEIPLKDLKYYRCILLIPDIYNKQHVKELVNMILMKMGFSGIVVHQESVCATFGSGLSSTCIVDVGDQKTSVCCVEDGVSHRNTRLCLAYGGSDVSRCFYWLMQRAGFPYRECQLTNKMDCLLLQHLKETFCHLDQDISGLQDHEFQIRHPDSPALLYQFRLGDEKLQAPMALFYPATFGIVGQKMTTLQHRSQGDPEDPHDEHYLLATQSKQEQSAKATADRKSASKPIGFEGDLRGQSSDLPERLHAQEVDLGSSQGDCLMPGNESEEALTALMSRKTAISLFEGKALGLDKAILHSIDCCSSDDTKKKMYSSILVVGGGLMFHKAQEFLQHRILNKMPPSFRRIIENVDVITRPKDMDPRLIAWKGGAVLACLDTTQELWIYQREWQRFGVRMLRERAAFVW, from the exons ATGAAGGCTGCTAACCAGGAAGAGTTACTCACAGTTGCATGGCAG CAAATCCAGAGCAACTTCATTGTTGTCATACATCCAGGTTCAACAACCTTAAGGATTGGCCGAGCCACAGATACACTTCCTGCTAGCATTCCTCATGTCATTGCACGAAGACACAAACAACAAGGGCAGCCACTATACAAGGACAACTGGCTCCTAAGGGAAGGACTAAAT AAACCAGAAAGTAATGAACAAAGACAAAATGGCCTTAAAATGGTGGATCAAGCAATATGGTCTAAAAAGATGTCAAATGGTACAAGACGGATTCCCGTGTCCCCTGAACAG gcaCGTTCCTACAACAAGCAGATGCGACCTGCAATTTTAGATCACTGTTCTGGAAATAAATGGACCAACACATCTCATCACCCTGAGTTTTTGGTTGGGGAAGAG GCCTTATATGTTAATCCATTGGACTGTTATAATATTCATTGGCCTATCAGAAGAGGTCAGTTAAATATTCACCCAGGACCTGGGGGCTCTCTCACAGCTGTTCTGGCAGATATTGAAGTAATATGGTCTCATGCAATCcagaaatacttagaaattcCACTGAAAGATTTAAAG TATTATAGATGTATCTTGTTAATTCCTGATATCTATAATAAACAGCACGTGAAAGAATTAGTGAATATGATCCTAATGAAGATGGGTTTTTCAG GAATTGTGGTCCATCAGGAGTCTGTGTGTGCCACCTTTGGAAGTGGTTTAAGCAGCACATGTATTGTAGATGTTGGAGACCAGAAGACAAGTGTGTGCTGTGTGGAGGATGGGGTCTCTCATCGCAATACTCG GCTCTGTCTGGCCTATGGGGGGTCTGACGTGTCAAGGTGTTTTTACTGGCTCATGCAGCGAGCTGGATTCCCTTACCGAGAATGCCAACTAACAAATAAAATGGATTGTCTTCTTCTGCAGCATCTTAAAGAAACTTTCTGTCATTTAGATCAG GACATCTCTGGGCTTCAGGATCATGAGTTTCAAATTCGACATCCAGATTCCCCTGCCCTACTTTACCAGTTTCGATTAGGAGATGAAAAACTCCAG GCTCCAATGGCTTTGTTTTACCCAGCAACTTTTGGAATTGTTGGACAGAAAATGACAACTTTGCAGCACAGATCCCAGGGTGACCCTGAGGATCCTCATGATGAGCATTACCTGCTAGCCACACAGAGCAAGCAAGAACAG TCTGCCAAAGCTACTGCTGACCGAAAGTCTGCATCCAAACCCATTGGATTTGAAGGGGATCTTCGTGGCCAGTCTTCTGATCTTCCAGAAAGACTCCATGCCCAGGAAGTGGATTTGGGATCCTCCCAAGGAGACTGTTTGATGCCTGGCAATGAATCCGAGGAGGCTCTCACAGCACTGATGTCCAGGAAGACTGCCATCTCTCTGTTTGAAGGGAAAGCCCTGGGCCTGGATAAAGCCATTCTTCACAGCATAGACTGCTGTT CATCTGATGATACCAAAAAGAAGATGTACAGTTCCATCCTGGTGGTGGGAGGTGGTCTGATGTTTCATAAAGCTCAAGAATTTCTGCAGCACAGAATTCTCAACAAAATGCCACCTTCATTCAGACGAATTATTGAGAATGTGGATGTGATCACAAGGCCCAAG GACATGGATCCCCGGCTGATTGCATGGAAAGGAGGGGCTGTGTTGGCTTGTTTGGACACAACACAGGAACTATGGATTTATCAGAGAGAATGGCAGCGCTTTGGTGTCCGCATGTTACGAGAGCGAGCTGCTTTTGTATGGTGA
- the ACTR8 gene encoding actin-related protein 8 isoform X1, producing the protein MTQAEKGDAENGKEKGGEKEKEQRGVKRPIVPALVPESLQEQIQSNFIVVIHPGSTTLRIGRATDTLPASIPHVIARRHKQQGQPLYKDNWLLREGLNKPESNEQRQNGLKMVDQAIWSKKMSNGTRRIPVSPEQARSYNKQMRPAILDHCSGNKWTNTSHHPEFLVGEEALYVNPLDCYNIHWPIRRGQLNIHPGPGGSLTAVLADIEVIWSHAIQKYLEIPLKDLKYYRCILLIPDIYNKQHVKELVNMILMKMGFSGIVVHQESVCATFGSGLSSTCIVDVGDQKTSVCCVEDGVSHRNTRLCLAYGGSDVSRCFYWLMQRAGFPYRECQLTNKMDCLLLQHLKETFCHLDQDISGLQDHEFQIRHPDSPALLYQFRLGDEKLQAPMALFYPATFGIVGQKMTTLQHRSQGDPEDPHDEHYLLATQSKQEQSAKATADRKSASKPIGFEGDLRGQSSDLPERLHAQEVDLGSSQGDCLMPGNESEEALTALMSRKTAISLFEGKALGLDKAILHSIDCCSSDDTKKKMYSSILVVGGGLMFHKAQEFLQHRILNKMPPSFRRIIENVDVITRPKDMDPRLIAWKGGAVLACLDTTQELWIYQREWQRFGVRMLRERAAFVW; encoded by the exons ATGACCCAGGCGGAGAAGGGGGACGCGGAGAACGGGAAGGAGAAGGgcggggagaaggagaaggagcaacGCGGCGTGAAACGCCCCATCGTGCCCGCGCTGGTGCCGGAGTCGCTGCAGGAG CAAATCCAGAGCAACTTCATTGTTGTCATACATCCAGGTTCAACAACCTTAAGGATTGGCCGAGCCACAGATACACTTCCTGCTAGCATTCCTCATGTCATTGCACGAAGACACAAACAACAAGGGCAGCCACTATACAAGGACAACTGGCTCCTAAGGGAAGGACTAAAT AAACCAGAAAGTAATGAACAAAGACAAAATGGCCTTAAAATGGTGGATCAAGCAATATGGTCTAAAAAGATGTCAAATGGTACAAGACGGATTCCCGTGTCCCCTGAACAG gcaCGTTCCTACAACAAGCAGATGCGACCTGCAATTTTAGATCACTGTTCTGGAAATAAATGGACCAACACATCTCATCACCCTGAGTTTTTGGTTGGGGAAGAG GCCTTATATGTTAATCCATTGGACTGTTATAATATTCATTGGCCTATCAGAAGAGGTCAGTTAAATATTCACCCAGGACCTGGGGGCTCTCTCACAGCTGTTCTGGCAGATATTGAAGTAATATGGTCTCATGCAATCcagaaatacttagaaattcCACTGAAAGATTTAAAG TATTATAGATGTATCTTGTTAATTCCTGATATCTATAATAAACAGCACGTGAAAGAATTAGTGAATATGATCCTAATGAAGATGGGTTTTTCAG GAATTGTGGTCCATCAGGAGTCTGTGTGTGCCACCTTTGGAAGTGGTTTAAGCAGCACATGTATTGTAGATGTTGGAGACCAGAAGACAAGTGTGTGCTGTGTGGAGGATGGGGTCTCTCATCGCAATACTCG GCTCTGTCTGGCCTATGGGGGGTCTGACGTGTCAAGGTGTTTTTACTGGCTCATGCAGCGAGCTGGATTCCCTTACCGAGAATGCCAACTAACAAATAAAATGGATTGTCTTCTTCTGCAGCATCTTAAAGAAACTTTCTGTCATTTAGATCAG GACATCTCTGGGCTTCAGGATCATGAGTTTCAAATTCGACATCCAGATTCCCCTGCCCTACTTTACCAGTTTCGATTAGGAGATGAAAAACTCCAG GCTCCAATGGCTTTGTTTTACCCAGCAACTTTTGGAATTGTTGGACAGAAAATGACAACTTTGCAGCACAGATCCCAGGGTGACCCTGAGGATCCTCATGATGAGCATTACCTGCTAGCCACACAGAGCAAGCAAGAACAG TCTGCCAAAGCTACTGCTGACCGAAAGTCTGCATCCAAACCCATTGGATTTGAAGGGGATCTTCGTGGCCAGTCTTCTGATCTTCCAGAAAGACTCCATGCCCAGGAAGTGGATTTGGGATCCTCCCAAGGAGACTGTTTGATGCCTGGCAATGAATCCGAGGAGGCTCTCACAGCACTGATGTCCAGGAAGACTGCCATCTCTCTGTTTGAAGGGAAAGCCCTGGGCCTGGATAAAGCCATTCTTCACAGCATAGACTGCTGTT CATCTGATGATACCAAAAAGAAGATGTACAGTTCCATCCTGGTGGTGGGAGGTGGTCTGATGTTTCATAAAGCTCAAGAATTTCTGCAGCACAGAATTCTCAACAAAATGCCACCTTCATTCAGACGAATTATTGAGAATGTGGATGTGATCACAAGGCCCAAG GACATGGATCCCCGGCTGATTGCATGGAAAGGAGGGGCTGTGTTGGCTTGTTTGGACACAACACAGGAACTATGGATTTATCAGAGAGAATGGCAGCGCTTTGGTGTCCGCATGTTACGAGAGCGAGCTGCTTTTGTATGGTGA
- the SELENOK gene encoding selenoprotein K: MVYISNGQVLDSRSQSPWRLSLITDFFWGIAEFVVLFFKTLLQQDVKKRRGYGNSSDSRYDDGRGPPGNPPRRMGRINHLRGPSPPPMAGGUGR; this comes from the exons ATGGTTTACATCTCGAACG GGCAAGTGTTGGACAGCCGGAGTCAGTCCCCATGGAGATTATCTTTGATAACAGACTTCTTCTGGGGAATAGCAGAGTTCGTGGTTTTGTT ttttaaaactCTGCTTCAGCAAGatgtgaaaaagagaagaggctATGGAAACTCCTCTGATTCCAGATATGATGATGGAAGAGG gcCACCAGGAAACCCTCCCAGAAGAATGGGTCGAATTAATCATCTACGTGGCCCTAGTCCTCCTCCAATGGCTGGTGGATGAGGAAG GTAA